The Deltaproteobacteria bacterium genome includes the window CACGATATCCTTGCCAGTCAAAACAAGCTGTTTCTGAATCTTTTCAATCTGCGCTGTATTCACCGCGACCTCTTCCGAAGTATTTGTTTTCTTGGTGGAACCCTTTTTCTCGCTCTCGGCCATTATTTCTCCTCCTCTCGTGCGATTCATCGTCCCGAATGGGCATCCAGCTCAAAACTGCGCATGCGGTACATGGACCAAACGCAGTCAGTCAATAAGCCCGTGCATATACGGCATGAAAAAAGCGACAACTTGGCGAAGTGAAATGGGTGGACTCCATGTGAATCCACCCATTCGACATCAAACCTTCTGGCCGCATCCAGGACAGAACTTGAATTCCTCCCTGGTTACCGGAGCTCCGCACGTCGGACACTTTCGAGGCGCCGGCACAAGAACGACCAGAAGCTCGCCTTCCCTGACGGGGACCATTTTCTTGTCCTCCTGGTAGTCGGCAACCTTGAGCACCCGTTCGACCATCCCATCCAGAGGAGAAAGGATCGATTTTTCCTGTTTCATGATGGAAATGTTAAACAATTCCTCGCCTTTCTTGACCATGTCGCCAGGCTTGACATGCATGACCCACAGATCGCCACTGGACGGAGAGCCCACCTGATAGGGATCCGAGGAATCGGCCATCTCCACGCCCACGTCGTCCTTGCCCAAGACCTCGGCGACCTTGACCTGCTGCGAAAAGGACTCGGAATCCAGATCATAGGACACGAGGCTCATGCCATGGTCATCGGGGCGCGAAACATGCTTCATGGACAAAACATGATGTTTTCCACTGGAATCCTTGAACATAATATCGTCGCCAGCACGCAGTCCCTCGAACCAAACATGCAGGGGCAACCGGTTGCAGTCACCATATTTGGCCGCGAATTTGATGGTGGTCAAGGCATCGCCGGGATGATTGAGATACATGATCAGTTCTTCCTCGGACGGAACGCGGCCAATGTGTTCGGCCAGCCCCTGCTGCTCCTTGATGACGTCCACGTCCTGCAACGTGGTCAAGGGGGAACACTCCGTGCGCCGGGCAATGGCCTCGCGATAGTCGGGGCCAAAGGCGGACTCATAAACCCAGTCCGGGGGAAAGCCCAGTGGCAGGCGGCCAAACTTACCCAGAAGCAAATCGCGGAAGGCGTCATTGGCGTCCTGATAAATTTTCAGGCGCTCGGTCTTGATCTCCTCGCTCAAGGCGTCCTCGGGCAACGTCACCACCTGGTCCAAAACCGAAAGCAGTTTACGCAGACCGCGCTTGCCGCCGCGCTTGTGGGCGCCGGTCACGGCCAAGAAGGCCGTGTTCCAGGTGATCTGGGATCCGGGCGTGACATCATGGTAGCGGACGATCTTGCGAATACCGGCCAAAAACTTGAGCATGAACGGCAAAAGGTGAATATACCCCTGCTTCATGGCCCCTTCCTGGGACGACGAGGTCGCTCCGCCGGGCATGCCGTGCTCGATGACATCATAGTCGATGCCCTGGAAATACGGCGCCGTGTACCGGTCGTAATACGGCATGATCTGCTTGAGGACAAAACCCGTGGTCCGGATCATCTCCTTGTTCAGGTTGGTCTTGAGCCCGAGTTCCTCCAGGTAGGCCGCAGTGGAAAGAACCTCGCCCTGCCCGTACCAGCGCACCGAGGCGCCAATGGCCGTGTCCACGATATGCGCCCCGGCCCTGGCCGCGGCCGCCACGGCCGGAACGAACAGCCCATCCGTGTAATGACGATGCGCGTGAATCACCAAATCCGGATAGGCCGCGCGGATGGAGGAAACCAGTTCGGTCATGAAAACCGGCGGACAGACTCCGGCCATGTCCTTGAGGCCGAGAATGATCAACTTCTCCGCCTTCTTTTTGGAACATCCCGCCACCTGGGCGGTCATGTCGATGATTTCCTGCACCACGCCCAGATAATGGGGAACGTCGAACCCCTTGGCCCAGGAAAGCGAAATCGCCGGTTCCCAGATATTGATCCGGGAATTCAATGCAACTTCGGCGAAGGGGCGCATATTTTCAATATGATTCAGAAAGTCGAAACAGCGGATGACATCGTAGTGCTCGCAGATCATTTCGCCGGTCCGACGCATGCTATTTCGCGGCTGGGGCTTGTAGCCGAGCACGTTCGTGGACCGGATCAAGATCTGTTTCAGGGTTTTGGGCGCGAATTCATTCCATTCCCGCGCCTCGGAAAAAGGATAGGTCATGTTGGCGAGCATGGCCACGTGGAAATGAGCCCCGCCACCATTTTCCAGGGAGAAAAAACCACAATTATCCAAATAGGGGCCAATGATCCGGTCCTCGGCCAAACGAAACCGATTGCCGGAATTGGACTGGGTGATGTCGCGGGTGGTGGTGTCCGAAAAATGAACGTGATCGGAATCGCGGAGATAGGCCAAGGTCGCGTCGCGATCCCCACGCGGATAGGGGTATTCGTAATACTCAGGCTCGATGGCGGGCAGGGAAGGCCGGAATTGTCCCATGCGCTTGTCCTCGCGGGTCCGGTACTCACCCAGTTTCACATAGGGATTATAGCCATGCGCGGAAATCTCGGCCATCAGACGCGACAAACGCACGGCCTCCGACTCCTTGTCCATGTAATTCATCAATTCCGGTGCGTTGGCAACAAAATTGGTATCATAGTCGCCACTGCGGAATCGCGGATGAGCAATGATCTGGCGATGGAACGGAATGGTCGTCTTGACCCCGCCGATGATGTATTCGCCCAGGGCCCGTTCCATGATGCCGAGCACTTTGTCCCATTGCGGACCATAGGCGATGAGCAGGGAAGCCGCCGAATCGTATTGGGAAGGAAATTCATAGCCGCTGCACACGCAAGAATCCACGCGCACGCCGGGGCCGCCGGGAGACAGATAGCGCGTGATGCGGCCGGCATTGGGCGCGAACCCCTGCTGCGGGTCCTCGCAGTTGACACGCACCTGCATGGCATGGCTCTGGGGCTTGTTCAACGTGTCGGACAAACGGAGCTTGGCTCCGAAGGCGACGGCGATCTGCTCCTCGACCAGGTCGATGCCATAGCGACATTCGGTGATACCGTGCTCCACCTGCAGCCGGGTATTGACTTCGATCAGATACGGCGTTCCCGACCCGTCAACCAAAAATTCCACCGTGCACAACGAATGATAGCCCACCTCGGCGACCAGCTGACGCGAATACTCCTTGAGCTTTTCCCGCAGGGTCTCGGTCATGCCGGGCCAGGGCGAAGGCGTGATTTCCACCAGTTTCTGATGATTGCGCTGCACGGTGCAATCCCGTTCGTCAAAGGCGAAGACATTGCCGTATTTATCCGCGATGACCTGGATCTCGATGTGACGCACGGAGGTCAACAGCCGCTCCACGTACAAACGCGGATTGCCAAAGGAAGCCTGGGCCAGGGTCGAGGCCTTGACGAAGGCATCGGCCAGCTGGTCCTCGCTGAACACTTCGTAAATTCCCCGGCCGCCACCACCGCCCTCGGCCTTGAGCATGACCGGCAACCCGATCTCGGCCGCGACCTTCTTGGCTTCCTCCACCGAAACCGCGCCTTCGGAACCGGGCACCACCGGGATGCCAAGCTTCTGGGCCAGGATACGGACCTGGACC containing:
- a CDS encoding pyruvate carboxylase, producing the protein MSQTPCNFEAVAKEIRGKRILVANRGIPARRIVRSIKEVFQAVPMITATDVDKTAPFTSGAQELLHLGDNPRAYLDIDKVIAKAKARGVAAIHPGWGFASEDDSFPTKCADAGIVFIGPTSEAMRLLGNKVQVRILAQKLGIPVVPGSEGAVSVEEAKKVAAEIGLPVMLKAEGGGGGRGIYEVFSEDQLADAFVKASTLAQASFGNPRLYVERLLTSVRHIEIQVIADKYGNVFAFDERDCTVQRNHQKLVEITPSPWPGMTETLREKLKEYSRQLVAEVGYHSLCTVEFLVDGSGTPYLIEVNTRLQVEHGITECRYGIDLVEEQIAVAFGAKLRLSDTLNKPQSHAMQVRVNCEDPQQGFAPNAGRITRYLSPGGPGVRVDSCVCSGYEFPSQYDSAASLLIAYGPQWDKVLGIMERALGEYIIGGVKTTIPFHRQIIAHPRFRSGDYDTNFVANAPELMNYMDKESEAVRLSRLMAEISAHGYNPYVKLGEYRTREDKRMGQFRPSLPAIEPEYYEYPYPRGDRDATLAYLRDSDHVHFSDTTTRDITQSNSGNRFRLAEDRIIGPYLDNCGFFSLENGGGAHFHVAMLANMTYPFSEAREWNEFAPKTLKQILIRSTNVLGYKPQPRNSMRRTGEMICEHYDVIRCFDFLNHIENMRPFAEVALNSRINIWEPAISLSWAKGFDVPHYLGVVQEIIDMTAQVAGCSKKKAEKLIILGLKDMAGVCPPVFMTELVSSIRAAYPDLVIHAHRHYTDGLFVPAVAAAARAGAHIVDTAIGASVRWYGQGEVLSTAAYLEELGLKTNLNKEMIRTTGFVLKQIMPYYDRYTAPYFQGIDYDVIEHGMPGGATSSSQEGAMKQGYIHLLPFMLKFLAGIRKIVRYHDVTPGSQITWNTAFLAVTGAHKRGGKRGLRKLLSVLDQVVTLPEDALSEEIKTERLKIYQDANDAFRDLLLGKFGRLPLGFPPDWVYESAFGPDYREAIARRTECSPLTTLQDVDVIKEQQGLAEHIGRVPSEEELIMYLNHPGDALTTIKFAAKYGDCNRLPLHVWFEGLRAGDDIMFKDSSGKHHVLSMKHVSRPDDHGMSLVSYDLDSESFSQQVKVAEVLGKDDVGVEMADSSDPYQVGSPSSGDLWVMHVKPGDMVKKGEELFNISIMKQEKSILSPLDGMVERVLKVADYQEDKKMVPVREGELLVVLVPAPRKCPTCGAPVTREEFKFCPGCGQKV